DNA from Microbacterium foliorum:
AACTTCCGCGAGTACGAGTCGGTCGAGACCTTCGCCGCCACGTCTGCTCGCGAGCGCGAGGGCCTCAGCTGGTCGGAGTGGGCCGAGCGCCTGCAGGCCTTCTACTCGCACATCGAGTTCCTCTTCAGCCCCGACCTGTTCGTGGTCGGCGGCGGCGTCTCGAAGAACGCCGGCGACTTCCTGCCGCTGCTCGATCTCAAGACCCCGATCGTCCCGGCGATCCACCGGAACAATTCCGGCATCATCGGCGCAGCGTCGCTCGCCGGCGACTGATCCGCCACTCGGGGAACGGCCGGGTCGGGCTCCTCACGATCAGATCGCGAGGCCCTGAGAACCTCGGACTTCCCTTTAGTTAGGTAACCTAGTAACGTTCCCAGTAAGCAACCCGATCCCCCATTCGGGTGCGGGAACGATCCTTCCGACATCGCACAGCGCACGGTTCCCCAGACCGTCGTCGGACACATCGTTTACAGAGATCCGGCCCGGACCCCCCAGTGTCCGGGCCGGATCGCATTCCGAGGGAAGGCGTCTCGGACCTTCGGACTGTCGTCTCGCATCTTCGGACGCGCAGAGGACCCGTCACTCCGCTGTCGAATCGGGCCGGATGATGCGAATGGGTCGACCTGTACGCCGGGTTCTGTTCCGGGGTTCTTCGCCCCTTCGACGGCCATCTCTCTCGGCGACACGTTGCCGTGGCACTCTAGCGGTCTACCCGAGGACTCGGCGAGCCGCGTCAACATCCTCTGTCTGACCTTGCTCCGGACGAGGTTTACCTGGCGGGCCATGTCACCATGGCCCCCGGTGGTCTCTTACACCACCCTTTCACCCTTACCCCTTGCGGGGCGGTCTGCTCTCTGTGGCACTTTCTCGCGGATTGCTCCGGGTGGGCGTTACCCACCGTCCTGCCCTGAGGAGCCCGGACGTTCCTCGGTGCGGTTGCCCGCCACGCGGCCGTCCAGTCGACCCATTCGCAGATCCAGTCTACGACCAGGCCGCGCTACTTCTCCGCCGACTCCGCGATGCGCAGGTCGAGCGGCACCTCGATCGGGAACCCGCCGAACATCCGCCGGGTGGCGACGTCGGCGGCCTGGCGCACCGCCTCGGCTGCGGCCTCCGCCTGCTCCGCAGGAACATGGAGGATCACTTCGTCGTGCAGGAAGAACGCGAGGTGCGCGCGGGAGGAGAACATGCCGGATGCCGGCGCATGCCGCGCCGCCTCCGGGAGGTTCTGCAGTCGGTGTCTGATCTCGGCCAGCCAGATGAGAGACCACTCGGCGGCCGTGCCCTGCACGACGAAGTTGCGCGTGAACCTGCCCCAGTCCCTCGCACGGCGACGCGCCAGAGCGACATCGGCCGGGTCGGCATCGGCATCCGTCGCTCGCGCCTGCATGCCCTCCCACTCGGTCGAGGGGCGCGGAGACGACCGTCCGAGCCAGGTCGAGACGACTCCCCCGTCCTCGCCTATCCGCGCCGCCTTGTCGACGTGCGCCATCGCCCGCGGGTACACCTTGCGCAGTCTCGGCACGAGCCGCCCGCTGTCCCCCGTCGTGGCGCCGTACATCGCACCGAGCACGGCGTACTTCGCCTCTTCCCGCGTCGCCACCGCCCCCGAGTCGACGACGCCGGCATAGAGGTCTTTCCCCTGTGCAGCTCGGGCCATCGCCCGATCGCCGGCCATCGCGGCCAGCATCCGCGGCTCGAGCTGCGCGACATCGGCGACGACCAGCGTCCATCCCTCATCCGCCCGCACCGCCGCACGCAGGTTCCTGGGCAGCTGGAGCGCTCCCCCGCCGGCCGATGCCCAGCGGCCCGTGACGACGCCGCCGGTGATGTAAATCGGACGGAACCGCCCCTCGTGCACCCACTCGGCGAGCCATGCCCATCCGTTGGCGCTCAGCAGACGTGAGAGCTTCTTGTAGGCGAGCAACGGCTCGACGACGGCGTGGTCGTGCTGCGCGAGTTCCCACCGCCCGGTGGACTCGACCTGCACTCCCACCCGGTGCAGCGCCCTGAGCAGCTTCGGCTGGCTCTCGAGGTTCAGAGTCTCATCGCCGAGGATCGAGCGGATGCGCTCCCCCTGCGCGACCATGCGACTCGGGAGTCCGCCACCGGCCGGGCGTGCGCCGAGGATCTCGGTGAGGATCTCGTCGTGCGCGGCCTCGTTCCACGGCAGTCCGGCGACACGCATCTCCTCGGCGATCAGTCCGCCCGCCGATTCCGCGGAGGCCAGCAGCGTCAGCCGACCGTCCGCCCCCGCGCGCAGGACGCGACGCTGCTCCCGGTACTGGTCCAGCAGATCCGTCACGGGGTCGTCGACATCGCCGCCGTCGGCGAGGTCGAACAGGGCCGGAGCCTCATCGACGGGGTCTCGGCGCACCCAGGCCGGAGACGGCGCCAGAGGCCGGGCCACCGTGTCCGTGTCGCGGAGGATCGCATGGCACAGCAGCAGGTCGTGCGAACGGCCGATCTGCACGCCGGCCGCCAGGAGGATCGGGTAGATCTCGCGCGCGCTGCGGATGATCCATCGCGGTCGGGCATCGCGCTCTTGCCGTGCGACCCAGTCGGGCAGCTCCGCACCGGTCAAGACGGTGCGGCCTGTCTCGGCGTCGTCGGCGTCGAGTTCCACCGCGGCGTAGCGCGTCGCCCCACCCTCGGAGCCGAGCGCGACCAGGGCGATGCGGCGTTCGATCGACGGCCGGGAACTCACCGTCGACGTGCGCGCGGCGTGATGCTCACAGCCCGGTCTCGTAGGTGCGCACCAGGATGCAGCCGCACTCGGGGCACGACACGACGAGGTCGTCCGGCGCGTTGCGGATGTCGTTGATGTCGGTTCCCGGGAGCAGGATGCGGCATCCCTCGCAGGTGCCGCGGGTGAGCAGCGCCGCCCCCGCGCTGTTCGAAGCCCTGCGCGTGTACTCCGCGAGAAGCGGAGCGGGCACCGCTGCGGTCACGGCGTCGCGGTCACGTGCCAGCTGCGCGGCGAGGTCCGTCGCCGCCTGCACGTCGGCCTTCGCCTGCGCGGTGAGCGCGGTGCCCTCCGCCGTGGTCGTGGCGAGCAGCGCCTGCTGCGCGGCGACAGCCGCATCCGCCTCCTCGACGCGGCCCATGAGGTCGAGCTCGATGTCCTCGAGATCGCTCTGACGACGGGTGAGGCTGGCGATCTCGTGTTCGAGCGCCTGCGCGTCCTTCGGGTTGGTCGATGTGGCGAGACGCTCGACATCACGAGCACGGCGCTGCTCGACGAGCTTCACATCGGACTCCAGACGGGTGAGCTCCGTGCGCACATCGTCGCGGGTGCCGGTCAGCGCGGTCAGCTCACGCAGCTGCTCCTGGCGGATGGCGACGAGCTCGCCGATCCGAGCGCCCTGAGAGGGCTTGGTCCGCGCGCGCTCCGCCTGCGCGATGCGCCGGTCGAGATCGGCGACGTCGAGAAGGATGCGCTGGTGTTCGGGGCTCGCGTTCACGCTCTCAAATCTAGTCGCTGACGGAGCAGCCCATCACCCGATCCGGCCGTCGAGGTACAGCCAGCGGGAGTCGTCGCGGACGAAGCGGCTGCGCTCCCGCAGCGAACCGCGCTCGTCGCCCTCCCGCCAGAACGCCTCGAACTCGACGACGCCCTCACGGTCGAAGGGTCCGCCGCCGACACGTTCGACGATCAGCAGACGACGCCAGACGAGGTCGGGATCGAGATCGACCTCGGCCGGTCTCGTCGACGGATGCCAGCTGGCTCGCAGGTACTCGGTGTCGTGCAGCGCGAACGCCGTGTACCGCGAACGCATCAGCCGCTCCGCCGTGGGTGCCGGGGCGCCGCGGAGCAGAGGCCCGCAGCATCCGCCGAACACGTCGCCCGAGCCGCACGGGCATCGGGCGGCACTATCGGGGATGCGGGCATCGCGCGCCATGCTCTCCGCCGGTGTCATCGCTCCAGCGTACGCTGACGGCATGACGGCACTCGCGCACTTCACCGCACACAACGGCTTCACCCTCCCGGCCCTCGGGCTCGGCACCTACGCGCTCGACGGCGACGCCGGAGCGGATGCCGTCGCCGGCGCGATCGGAGCGGGCTACCGCCTGATCGACTCGGCCTTCAACTACGAGAACGAAGGGTCCGTCGGGCGCGGTGTCCGCGCATCGGGCGTCGAGACATCAGAGCTGATCGTGACCACCAAGCTCCCCGGCAGACACCACCGGCGCGAGAAGGCGCGCACGAGCATCGAGGAGAGCCGCTCGCGACTGGGCGTCGACGCGATCGATCTGCACCTCATCCACTGGCCGAACCCGCACCAGGACGAATACCTGCAGGCCTGGGAGGCGCTGGTCGAGGCGCAGCAGCGAGGCACGGTGCGCCAGATCGGCGTGTCGAACTTCCTGCCGGAGCATCTCGAACGCATCGAGCGCGAGACCGGCGTGCGGCCGGTCGTCAATCAGATCGAGGTGCACCCGTACTTCCCTCAGGACGAGCAGCTGGCGTACCACCGCGAGCACGGGATCCTCACCGAGGCGTGGAGCCCGCTGGGTCGGGCGAAGGAACTGCTGCAGGAGCGGATCATCGGCGAGGTCGCCGCCGCGCACGGCATCTCCCCGGCGCAGACGGTGCTGGCCTGGCATGTGGCGCGCGAGACGGTGGCGATCCCCAAGGCCTCGTCACTCGCGCACCAGCAGTCGAACCTCGAGGCGGGCGCGGTGTCGCTGACCGCCGACGAGGTCGCGGCGATCACCACTCTCGGACGCGCGGACGGTCGCCTGTTCGACGCCGATCCGGCGACCCACGAGGAGTCCTGAGCCGCACGTTCGTAGACTGGCGGGCATGCCCGTCATCGCTGGGATCCGCATCACTCCGATCACGGCACGGGTGTACTTCGCCGTCCAGGCGCTGTGCGGTGCACTGTGGTGGGTGACCGTGGCGCTGTCCGCAGAGGTGCGCGACGCGACGCTCGGCGCACTCCCCGCTCCCGTCATCGCCGCGTTCGACATCCCGCTCTTCGTCGTCGGCTCGGCGCTGGCCGCCACCGGTGTGCGCTGGGCACTGTGGGTGGTCACGCCATGGACGGTGCTGGTCGCCGTCGGGATGGCCGTCTACGCGACGGCGACCACGCTCGCCGGCTGGGGCGCCCTGCTCATGGCGGTCGCCGCCGGCGCCAGCATCGCCGCAGCGATCGTCGTCCTGTGCGGGCGCGCACCGGTCGAGTGGATCGTGACCGGTCCCTTCGCGTTCCGCACCGCCGAACGCGTCGGCACCCGTGGCCTGCTCGCACGCACCGGCCGACAGACTCTGGCGTTCTGGGGCACCTTCCTCATTCTCGTACCCGTCATCGCGGCGGCGGTCGAAGCGCGGTGGGGCCTGCGCATCGACGTTCCCCCGGCCGTGCACATCGCAGGCGGTGCGCTGCTGGTCGTGGCCACGATGCTCGGGGTGTGGTCGGCGGTGTC
Protein-coding regions in this window:
- a CDS encoding zinc ribbon domain-containing protein, with the translated sequence MNASPEHQRILLDVADLDRRIAQAERARTKPSQGARIGELVAIRQEQLRELTALTGTRDDVRTELTRLESDVKLVEQRRARDVERLATSTNPKDAQALEHEIASLTRRQSDLEDIELDLMGRVEEADAAVAAQQALLATTTAEGTALTAQAKADVQAATDLAAQLARDRDAVTAAVPAPLLAEYTRRASNSAGAALLTRGTCEGCRILLPGTDINDIRNAPDDLVVSCPECGCILVRTYETGL
- a CDS encoding YchJ family protein, which codes for MTPAESMARDARIPDSAARCPCGSGDVFGGCCGPLLRGAPAPTAERLMRSRYTAFALHDTEYLRASWHPSTRPAEVDLDPDLVWRRLLIVERVGGGPFDREGVVEFEAFWREGDERGSLRERSRFVRDDSRWLYLDGRIG
- a CDS encoding aldo/keto reductase, whose product is MTALAHFTAHNGFTLPALGLGTYALDGDAGADAVAGAIGAGYRLIDSAFNYENEGSVGRGVRASGVETSELIVTTKLPGRHHRREKARTSIEESRSRLGVDAIDLHLIHWPNPHQDEYLQAWEALVEAQQRGTVRQIGVSNFLPEHLERIERETGVRPVVNQIEVHPYFPQDEQLAYHREHGILTEAWSPLGRAKELLQERIIGEVAAAHGISPAQTVLAWHVARETVAIPKASSLAHQQSNLEAGAVSLTADEVAAITTLGRADGRLFDADPATHEES
- a CDS encoding methyltransferase family protein, with amino-acid sequence MPVIAGIRITPITARVYFAVQALCGALWWVTVALSAEVRDATLGALPAPVIAAFDIPLFVVGSALAATGVRWALWVVTPWTVLVAVGMAVYATATTLAGWGALLMAVAAGASIAAAIVVLCGRAPVEWIVTGPFAFRTAERVGTRGLLARTGRQTLAFWGTFLILVPVIAAAVEARWGLRIDVPPAVHIAGGALLVVATMLGVWSAVSMSVHGEGTPLPSQMARRLVITGPYRYVRNPMAVAGIAQGVAVGMLLGSWMVVAYSLVGSLLWNTLVRPLEEADLEQRFGAEFVAYRDRVTCWIPASPVVRQV
- a CDS encoding bifunctional 3'-5' exonuclease/DNA polymerase; its protein translation is MSSRPSIERRIALVALGSEGGATRYAAVELDADDAETGRTVLTGAELPDWVARQERDARPRWIIRSAREIYPILLAAGVQIGRSHDLLLCHAILRDTDTVARPLAPSPAWVRRDPVDEAPALFDLADGGDVDDPVTDLLDQYREQRRVLRAGADGRLTLLASAESAGGLIAEEMRVAGLPWNEAAHDEILTEILGARPAGGGLPSRMVAQGERIRSILGDETLNLESQPKLLRALHRVGVQVESTGRWELAQHDHAVVEPLLAYKKLSRLLSANGWAWLAEWVHEGRFRPIYITGGVVTGRWASAGGGALQLPRNLRAAVRADEGWTLVVADVAQLEPRMLAAMAGDRAMARAAQGKDLYAGVVDSGAVATREEAKYAVLGAMYGATTGDSGRLVPRLRKVYPRAMAHVDKAARIGEDGGVVSTWLGRSSPRPSTEWEGMQARATDADADPADVALARRRARDWGRFTRNFVVQGTAAEWSLIWLAEIRHRLQNLPEAARHAPASGMFSSRAHLAFFLHDEVILHVPAEQAEAAAEAVRQAADVATRRMFGGFPIEVPLDLRIAESAEK